One genomic segment of Amycolatopsis granulosa includes these proteins:
- a CDS encoding cysteine desulfurase-like protein, with translation MAFDVARIRGLFPALGDGWIHFDGPAGMLVPEQVASAVSTAMRAPVSGPGGAFPASQRAESIVTAARRAVADLVGADPAGVVLGSSAAVLLRRLVDALSERWTLGDEVVVSRLDEQANIVPWTHGAKRVGAVVRWAEIDIENCELPAWQYENLVNARTKAVAVTAASGAVGTRPDVPTIAEFAKRVGALVVVDATAAAPFVPLDMNALGADVLVVAAQAWGGPAVSALVFRDPDLLERLPSASLDPGARGPARLELGPHAYPLLAGLIASIDYLAGLDDAATGSRRERLVTSLGSAKSYHAGLLAQLSTELRALRHVMVIGDAMRRIPALAFTVMGKKAPEIAEYLASQGLCAFADLGTSGVFAALGVGEVGGAVRIALAHYSNVFEVNQLARVLEELR, from the coding sequence ATGGCGTTCGACGTCGCTCGAATTCGTGGGTTGTTCCCCGCGCTGGGTGACGGCTGGATCCACTTCGACGGCCCTGCCGGAATGCTGGTACCCGAACAGGTGGCCTCCGCCGTCTCGACGGCGATGCGCGCCCCGGTCTCCGGACCGGGCGGCGCGTTCCCGGCGTCGCAGCGGGCGGAGAGCATCGTGACCGCGGCCAGACGGGCGGTGGCCGATCTCGTCGGTGCCGATCCGGCCGGTGTCGTGCTCGGGTCGAGCGCGGCGGTGCTGCTGCGCCGGCTCGTCGACGCCCTGTCGGAGCGCTGGACCCTCGGTGACGAGGTGGTGGTCTCGCGCCTGGACGAGCAGGCCAACATCGTGCCCTGGACGCACGGCGCGAAACGGGTCGGCGCGGTGGTGCGCTGGGCCGAGATCGACATCGAGAACTGCGAGCTGCCGGCCTGGCAGTACGAGAACCTGGTCAACGCCCGCACCAAGGCGGTCGCCGTCACCGCCGCCTCCGGAGCGGTGGGCACCCGCCCGGACGTGCCCACGATCGCCGAGTTCGCCAAACGGGTCGGTGCGCTGGTGGTCGTCGACGCCACCGCCGCCGCGCCGTTCGTGCCGCTCGACATGAACGCCCTCGGTGCCGACGTGCTCGTCGTGGCCGCGCAGGCGTGGGGCGGTCCGGCCGTCAGCGCCCTGGTCTTCCGCGACCCCGACCTGCTGGAACGGCTGCCGTCCGCGTCGCTCGACCCGGGTGCCCGCGGGCCCGCCCGGCTGGAGCTGGGGCCGCACGCCTACCCGCTGCTGGCCGGGCTCATCGCGTCCATCGACTACCTCGCCGGCCTGGACGACGCCGCCACCGGCTCCCGCCGCGAGCGTCTGGTGACCTCGCTGGGGTCGGCGAAGTCCTACCACGCGGGACTGCTCGCCCAGCTCAGCACCGAACTGCGCGCGCTGCGGCACGTCATGGTCATCGGCGACGCGATGCGCCGCATCCCGGCGCTCGCCTTCACGGTGATGGGCAAGAAGGCGCCCGAGATCGCCGAATACCTGGCCTCGCAGGGCCTGTGCGCGTTCGCCGACCTCGGCACCAGCGGCGTGTTCGCCGCGCTCGGCGTCGGAGAGGTGGGCGGCGCGGTGCGGATCGCGCTCGCCCACTACTCCAACGTCTTCGAGGTCAACCAGCTGGCGCGGGTGTTGGAAGAGCTGCGCTAG